The Serratia rhizosphaerae genome has a segment encoding these proteins:
- the tsaD gene encoding tRNA (adenosine(37)-N6)-threonylcarbamoyltransferase complex transferase subunit TsaD, producing MRVLGIETSCDETGIAVYDDRAGLLANQLYSQVKLHADYGGVVPELASRDHVRKTVPLIQAALKEANLSAADIDGVAYTAGPGLVGALLVGATIGRSLAFAWNVPAVPVHHMEGHLLAPMLEDNPPAFPFVALLVSGGHTQLISVTGIGEYTLLGESIDDAAGEAFDKTAKLLGLDYPGGPMLSKMAQQGQAGRFTFPRPMTDRPGLDFSFSGLKTFAANTIRGNGDDAQTRADIARAFEDAVVDTLAIKCKRALEQTGFKRLVMAGGVSANRTLRAKLAEMMQKRGGEVFYARPEFCTDNGAMIAYAGMVRLKNGANPELSVSVRPRWPLAELPAV from the coding sequence ATGCGAGTACTGGGTATAGAAACGTCCTGCGATGAAACCGGAATCGCAGTGTATGACGATCGGGCCGGTTTATTAGCCAATCAATTGTACAGCCAGGTGAAGCTGCATGCCGATTACGGCGGCGTGGTGCCGGAGCTGGCGTCACGCGATCACGTGCGCAAAACCGTGCCGCTGATTCAGGCGGCGTTAAAGGAAGCGAACCTGAGCGCGGCGGATATTGACGGCGTCGCCTATACCGCCGGCCCCGGCCTGGTGGGCGCGCTGCTGGTCGGCGCCACCATCGGGCGTTCGCTGGCGTTCGCTTGGAACGTGCCGGCGGTGCCGGTGCATCATATGGAAGGCCACCTGCTGGCGCCGATGCTGGAAGACAACCCGCCGGCGTTCCCGTTTGTGGCGTTGCTGGTATCGGGCGGTCATACCCAGCTTATCAGCGTGACCGGCATCGGCGAATATACCCTGCTGGGCGAATCGATTGACGATGCGGCGGGTGAAGCGTTTGATAAAACCGCCAAACTGCTGGGGCTGGACTATCCCGGCGGGCCGATGCTGTCGAAAATGGCGCAGCAAGGGCAGGCGGGGCGCTTTACCTTCCCACGGCCGATGACCGATCGTCCGGGGCTGGACTTCAGCTTCTCCGGCCTGAAAACCTTTGCTGCCAACACCATTCGCGGCAACGGCGACGATGCGCAAACCCGCGCCGATATCGCCCGCGCGTTTGAGGATGCGGTGGTGGATACGCTGGCGATTAAGTGCAAACGTGCGCTGGAGCAAACCGGCTTTAAGCGTCTGGTGATGGCCGGCGGCGTCAGCGCTAACCGCACCCTGCGGGCGAAACTGGCCGAGATGATGCAAAAGCGCGGCGGCGAAGTGTTTTACGCTCGTCCGGAGTTTTGCACCGACAACGGCGCGATGATTGCCTATGCCGGCATGGTGCGGTTGAAAAACGGCGCCAATCCGGAACTGAGCGTATCGGTGCGGCCGCGCTGGCCGTTGGCGGAACTGCCGGCGGTATAA
- a CDS encoding TIGR04211 family SH3 domain-containing protein — protein sequence MQTLRLIFLALLSLGITWGAHAEDKRYISDELNTYVHSGPGNQYRIVGTLNAGDEVTLLSVNDSTKYGQIRDAKGRSVWIPLSQLSNTPSLRTRVPELEQQVQTLTDKLTNIDNSWNQRTADMQQKVAASDSTISGLQEENQALKNQLQVAQKKVNAVNLQLDDKQRTIILQWFMYGGGVAGIGLLLGLLLPHLLPRRKNNNRWMN from the coding sequence ATGCAGACATTACGCCTAATTTTCCTCGCCCTGCTGAGCCTCGGCATCACTTGGGGCGCACATGCCGAAGATAAACGCTATATCTCCGATGAACTGAACACCTACGTACACAGTGGCCCAGGCAACCAATACCGCATTGTCGGCACGCTGAACGCCGGCGATGAAGTCACGCTGCTCAGCGTAAATGACAGCACCAAATATGGCCAAATCCGTGATGCCAAGGGCCGCTCCGTGTGGATCCCGCTTAGCCAGCTCAGCAATACGCCGAGCCTGCGCACCCGCGTGCCGGAACTGGAGCAGCAGGTGCAGACCCTGACGGACAAGCTGACCAATATTGATAATAGCTGGAACCAGCGCACGGCCGACATGCAGCAGAAAGTTGCCGCCAGTGACAGCACCATCAGCGGCCTGCAGGAAGAAAACCAGGCGCTGAAAAATCAGCTGCAGGTGGCCCAGAAGAAGGTGAACGCGGTAAATCTGCAGCTTGACGACAAACAGCGCACCATTATTCTGCAATGGTTTATGTACGGCGGCGGCGTAGCCGGCATCGGCCTGCTGCTCGGCCTGCTGTTGCCACACCTGTTGCCACGGCGTAAAAATAACAATCGCTGGATGAACTAA
- the rpsU gene encoding 30S ribosomal protein S21: protein MPVIKVRENEPFDVALRRFKRSCEKAGVLAEVRRREFYEKPTTERKRAKASAVKRHAKKLARENARRTRLY from the coding sequence ATGCCGGTAATTAAAGTACGTGAAAACGAGCCATTTGACGTTGCTCTGCGTCGTTTCAAGCGTTCATGCGAAAAAGCAGGCGTTTTAGCTGAAGTTCGTCGTCGTGAGTTTTATGAAAAACCAACTACCGAACGCAAACGCGCTAAAGCTTCCGCTGTGAAACGTCACGCGAAGAAACTGGCTCGCGAAAACGCACGCCGCACTCGTCTGTATTAA
- the folB gene encoding bifunctional dihydroneopterin aldolase/7,8-dihydroneopterin epimerase: MDIVFIEELTVIATIGVYDWEQTIRQKLVFDIEMGWDNRKAAASDDVNDCLSYADISEAVIQHVESGRFALVERVAEEISEILLQRFKSPWVRIKVSKPGAVAQASRVGVVIERGRRPA; encoded by the coding sequence ATGGATATCGTATTTATTGAGGAACTTACCGTAATCGCCACCATTGGCGTTTATGATTGGGAACAAACGATTCGCCAGAAGCTGGTGTTCGATATCGAAATGGGCTGGGATAACCGCAAGGCCGCCGCCAGTGATGACGTCAACGACTGCCTGAGCTATGCCGATATCAGCGAAGCGGTGATCCAACATGTTGAATCCGGACGTTTTGCTCTGGTGGAACGCGTGGCAGAGGAAATATCCGAAATATTGCTCCAGCGCTTTAAATCCCCATGGGTCCGTATTAAGGTCAGCAAGCCGGGCGCGGTGGCGCAGGCCAGCCGGGTTGGCGTTGTGATTGAACGAGGCCGGCGTCCGGCGTAA
- a CDS encoding multifunctional CCA addition/repair protein has product MKIYLVGGAVRDSLLELPVVDRDWVVVGATPEQLLAQGYQQVGKDFPVFLNPQTHEEYALARTERKSGHGYTGFICHAAPDVTLEEDLLRRDLTINAIAQTTDGELVDPYHGVDDLKARVLRHVSAAFGEDPLRVLRVARFAARFAHLGFTIAPETAALMRQMADSGELSALTAERVWKETEKALQSRSPQVYFQVLRDCHALGVLFPEIDALFGVPAPEKWHPEIDTGIHTLMTLALAARLSPEIDVRFAALCHDLGKGLTPKEYWPHHHGHGPAGVRLVEAMCQRLRVPNPLRDLAKLVAEYHDLIHTVNKLRPETLIKLFDAIDVWRKPQRLEQIILTSEADARGRTGFEELPYPQGDYLRAAYRIASGVSVKEVVASGLQGPAIREEVQRRRRQALATWKAAQPQP; this is encoded by the coding sequence GTGAAAATTTACCTGGTTGGCGGCGCGGTGCGCGACAGCCTGCTGGAACTGCCGGTGGTCGACCGCGACTGGGTGGTGGTCGGCGCAACGCCGGAACAGTTGCTGGCGCAGGGCTACCAGCAGGTCGGTAAAGATTTTCCGGTCTTTCTCAACCCGCAAACCCATGAGGAATACGCGCTGGCGCGCACCGAGCGTAAATCCGGCCACGGCTATACCGGTTTTATCTGCCATGCCGCCCCCGATGTGACGCTGGAAGAGGATTTGCTGCGTCGCGATCTGACCATTAACGCCATTGCACAAACCACCGACGGCGAACTGGTCGACCCTTACCACGGCGTTGACGATCTGAAAGCCCGCGTGCTGCGCCACGTTTCGGCGGCGTTTGGCGAAGATCCGCTGCGCGTCTTGCGCGTCGCGCGTTTTGCCGCCCGCTTTGCCCATCTCGGCTTCACCATTGCGCCGGAAACCGCCGCGCTGATGCGCCAGATGGCCGACAGCGGCGAGCTGTCGGCACTGACCGCCGAACGCGTCTGGAAAGAGACGGAGAAAGCGCTGCAAAGCCGCAGCCCGCAGGTTTACTTCCAGGTGCTGCGCGACTGCCATGCGCTGGGCGTACTGTTTCCGGAGATCGACGCGCTGTTCGGCGTCCCCGCGCCGGAGAAGTGGCACCCGGAGATCGACACCGGCATCCATACGCTGATGACGCTGGCGCTCGCCGCACGGCTCAGCCCGGAGATTGACGTGCGCTTTGCCGCGCTGTGTCACGATCTCGGCAAGGGGTTAACGCCCAAAGAATACTGGCCGCACCATCACGGCCACGGCCCGGCCGGCGTACGCCTGGTCGAGGCCATGTGTCAGCGTTTAAGGGTGCCGAACCCGCTGCGCGATCTGGCCAAATTGGTGGCCGAATATCACGATCTCATCCATACGGTAAATAAACTGCGGCCGGAAACGCTGATCAAGCTGTTTGACGCCATCGACGTCTGGCGCAAACCGCAGCGGCTGGAGCAAATCATCCTGACCAGCGAGGCCGATGCGCGCGGCCGCACCGGTTTTGAGGAGCTGCCGTACCCGCAGGGTGACTACCTGCGGGCAGCCTACCGGATTGCCAGCGGCGTATCGGTGAAAGAGGTGGTGGCCAGCGGCCTGCAGGGGCCGGCGATTCGCGAGGAAGTGCAGCGCCGCCGCCGGCAGGCGCTGGCAACCTGGAAAGCGGCGCAGCCCCAGCCGTAA
- the plsY gene encoding glycerol-3-phosphate 1-O-acyltransferase PlsY, with translation MSATALGMIIFAYLCGSISSAILVCRIARLPDPREHGSGNPGATNVLRIGGRVAAAAVLVFDILKGMLPVWLAYKLNVPPLYLGLTAIAACLGHIYPVFFHFRGGKGVATAFGAIAPIGWDLTGLMTGTWLLTVLLSGYSSLGAIVSALIAPFYVWWFKPQFTFPVAMLSCLILMRHHDNIQRLWRGQEGKIWKKFRKKKGDDAADADKPEDSQ, from the coding sequence ATGAGTGCTACCGCGCTTGGCATGATTATCTTCGCGTATCTGTGTGGCTCCATCTCCAGCGCGATCCTGGTTTGCCGGATCGCCAGGCTGCCAGATCCGCGCGAGCATGGCTCAGGAAACCCCGGGGCGACCAACGTCCTGCGCATCGGCGGCCGCGTTGCAGCGGCGGCGGTGCTGGTGTTTGACATTTTGAAAGGGATGTTGCCGGTATGGCTGGCGTATAAACTCAACGTGCCGCCGCTCTATCTGGGGCTGACGGCGATTGCCGCCTGCCTGGGCCATATCTATCCGGTATTCTTCCATTTCCGCGGCGGCAAGGGCGTCGCCACCGCCTTCGGCGCCATTGCGCCCATCGGCTGGGACCTGACCGGGCTGATGACCGGCACCTGGCTGCTGACCGTGCTGCTCAGCGGCTACTCCTCGCTGGGGGCGATCGTCAGCGCGCTGATTGCGCCTTTCTATGTCTGGTGGTTCAAACCGCAGTTTACCTTCCCGGTGGCGATGCTCTCGTGCCTGATTCTGATGCGTCATCACGACAATATCCAACGCCTGTGGCGCGGGCAGGAAGGGAAAATCTGGAAGAAATTCCGCAAGAAAAAAGGCGATGATGCGGCGGACGCCGACAAGCCGGAAGATTCACAATAA
- the bacA gene encoding undecaprenyl-diphosphate phosphatase: MADMHSLFVAFVLGVVEGLTEFLPVSSTGHMIIVGEWLGFTGDKAKTFEVIIQLGSILAVVVMFWRRLFGLIGIHFGGKPVAHEGHTPGHLKLTHILLAMAPAVVLGLLFHEVIKSLFEPKNVMYALVVGGVLLLTAEWLKPKKPRAVGLDDITHRQAFMIGCFQCLALWPGFSRSGATISGGMLVGVSRYAASEFSFILAVPMMIGASGLDLYKSLHFLTLADLPMFAVGFVTAFVVALVAIKTFLTLIKRISFVPFAIYRFIVAAAVYVVFM, from the coding sequence ATGGCGGACATGCATTCACTGTTTGTGGCATTTGTTCTTGGGGTTGTAGAGGGATTAACGGAATTCCTGCCGGTGTCTTCAACCGGGCACATGATTATCGTGGGCGAGTGGCTGGGCTTTACCGGCGATAAGGCGAAAACCTTTGAGGTTATCATCCAGTTAGGTTCTATCCTGGCGGTGGTGGTGATGTTCTGGCGTCGTCTGTTCGGCCTGATCGGCATCCACTTCGGCGGCAAGCCGGTGGCGCACGAGGGACATACGCCGGGCCACCTGAAGCTGACTCACATTCTGCTGGCAATGGCGCCGGCGGTAGTGCTGGGGCTGCTGTTCCATGAGGTGATCAAATCACTGTTCGAGCCGAAAAACGTGATGTATGCGTTAGTGGTCGGTGGTGTGCTGCTGCTGACGGCGGAGTGGCTGAAGCCGAAAAAACCGCGCGCGGTCGGGCTGGACGATATCACCCACCGTCAGGCGTTTATGATCGGCTGTTTCCAGTGTCTGGCGCTGTGGCCGGGTTTCTCGCGCTCCGGGGCGACCATCTCCGGCGGCATGCTGGTCGGCGTCAGCCGCTATGCGGCCTCCGAGTTCTCCTTTATCCTCGCCGTGCCGATGATGATCGGCGCCAGCGGTCTGGACCTGTACAAGAGCCTGCACTTCCTGACGCTAGCGGATCTGCCGATGTTTGCCGTCGGCTTTGTCACCGCCTTTGTGGTGGCGCTGGTGGCGATTAAAACCTTCCTGACGCTGATCAAACGTATTTCGTTTGTGCCGTTTGCCATTTACCGCTTTATCGTTGCGGCGGCGGTATACGTGGTGTTTATGTAA